One window of the Marmota flaviventris isolate mMarFla1 chromosome 2, mMarFla1.hap1, whole genome shotgun sequence genome contains the following:
- the Dad1 gene encoding dolichyl-diphosphooligosaccharide--protein glycosyltransferase subunit DAD1 — translation MSASVVSVISRFLEEYLSSTPQRLKLLDAYLLYILLTGALQFGYCLLVGTFPFNSFLSGFISCVGSFILAVCLRIQINPQNKADFQGISPERAFADFLFASTILHLVVMNFVG, via the exons ATGTCCGCGTCAGTAGTGTCGGTCATCTCGCGGTTCTTAGAAGAGTACTTGAGCTCCACTCCGCAGCGGCTGAAGTTGCTGGACGCTTATCTTCTGTATATACTGCTGACCGGAGCTCTGCAGTTCGGTTACTGTCTCCTCGTGGGGACTTTCCCCTTCAACTCTTTCCTCTCGGGCTTCATCTCTTGTGTGGGGAGCTTCATCCTAGCGG TGTGCCTGAGAATACAGATCAACCCACAGAACAAAGCAGATTTCCAAGGCATCTCCCCAGAGCGAgcctttgctgattttctctTTGCCAGCACTATCCTGCACCTTGTTGTCATGAACTTTGTGGGCTGA